A region from the Pseudomonas promysalinigenes genome encodes:
- a CDS encoding esterase/lipase family protein, whose amino-acid sequence MAQDLATRYPLVLVPGMLGFVRVLLYPYWFGIVRALRNGGAQVFAVQVSPLHSSEVRGEQLLAIIEDICRRTGAAKVNLIGHSQGALSARYAAARRPDRVASVTSVAGPNHGSELADHLERTAPGDSPQGRVLKAILHGLAIMLVWLETGWRRQPLPIDVHASHQSLTSAGVALFNQAYPQGLPETWGGEGAYEVNGVRYYSWSGTLQPGLTDKGRNRFDGSNRFCRLFARSFVKEKGHCDGMVGRFSSHLGQVIGDDFPLDHLDIVNHSLGAVGKGAEPLRLFTEHAARLKAAGL is encoded by the coding sequence ATGGCGCAGGATCTGGCAACGCGGTACCCACTGGTGTTGGTGCCAGGCATGCTCGGTTTCGTCCGCGTGCTGCTTTACCCCTACTGGTTCGGCATCGTCCGGGCGCTGCGCAACGGGGGCGCCCAGGTATTTGCCGTGCAGGTTTCGCCATTGCACTCCAGCGAGGTGCGCGGTGAACAACTGCTGGCAATCATCGAGGACATCTGCCGGCGCACCGGAGCGGCCAAGGTCAACCTCATCGGCCACAGCCAAGGGGCGCTGAGTGCACGTTACGCCGCTGCCCGCCGCCCTGACCGAGTGGCTTCGGTCACTTCCGTGGCTGGCCCTAACCATGGCTCGGAGCTGGCTGACCACCTGGAGCGCACAGCCCCCGGAGATTCGCCCCAAGGCCGCGTTCTCAAGGCCATCTTGCATGGCTTGGCGATTATGCTGGTATGGCTGGAAACGGGCTGGCGCCGTCAGCCACTGCCAATAGACGTGCACGCTTCCCATCAATCGCTGACCAGCGCCGGCGTGGCGCTGTTCAATCAGGCCTATCCTCAAGGGCTGCCCGAAACGTGGGGCGGGGAGGGCGCCTACGAAGTCAACGGCGTGCGCTACTACTCCTGGTCCGGCACCTTGCAGCCCGGCCTGACTGACAAAGGCCGCAACCGGTTTGACGGCAGCAACCGTTTCTGCCGCCTGTTCGCACGCAGTTTCGTCAAGGAAAAAGGCCATTGCGACGGCATGGTCGGGCGTTTCAGCTCGCACCTGGGGCAGGTGATTGGCGATGACTTTCCCCTCGACCACCTGGATATCGTCAACCATTCGCTGGGCGCCGTTGGTAAGGGCGCCGAACCACTAAGGTTGTTCACTGAGCACGCGGCGCGGCTCAAGGCTGCCGGGCTTTAG
- a CDS encoding AI-2E family transporter, translating into MTFTPRQITLASLVIVMAGLLLALPLKLLPSLLAGLLVFELVNMLTPRLQPLIAGQRARWLAVALLGTLVVSALTLLIAGAFSFLLHEAENPGASLDKFMVLVERARSQLPPFIEAYLPASAAEFKVAIGDWIKSHLSDLQLVGKGMAHMFVTLLIGMILGAIIALQRIPDISRRKPLAAALFERLSLLVQAFRNIVFAQIKISLLNTTFTGIFLAVVLPLFGVHLPLTKTLIVLTFLLGLLPVIGNLMSNTLITIVGMSLSIWVAAAALGYLIVIHKVEYFLNAKIVGGQIRAKAWELLLAMLVFEAAFGLPGVVAGPVYYAYLKSELRRAELV; encoded by the coding sequence ATGACTTTCACCCCCCGTCAGATCACCCTGGCAAGCCTGGTCATCGTCATGGCCGGGCTGCTATTGGCCTTGCCCCTGAAATTACTGCCCAGCCTGCTGGCCGGGCTGCTGGTGTTCGAGTTGGTCAACATGCTCACCCCACGGCTGCAGCCGCTGATCGCCGGGCAGCGTGCGCGCTGGCTGGCGGTGGCGCTGCTCGGCACATTGGTGGTCAGTGCACTGACCCTGTTGATCGCCGGCGCCTTCAGTTTTCTGTTGCACGAAGCCGAGAACCCTGGCGCATCGCTGGACAAGTTCATGGTGCTGGTCGAGCGCGCCCGCAGCCAGTTACCACCGTTCATCGAGGCCTACCTGCCGGCCAGTGCGGCGGAGTTCAAGGTGGCCATCGGCGACTGGATCAAGAGCCACCTGAGCGACCTGCAACTGGTGGGCAAGGGCATGGCGCACATGTTCGTGACGCTTTTGATCGGCATGATCCTGGGGGCAATCATCGCCTTGCAGCGCATCCCTGACATCTCACGGCGCAAGCCTCTGGCCGCGGCGTTGTTCGAGCGTTTGAGCCTGCTGGTGCAGGCATTTCGCAACATTGTCTTCGCGCAGATCAAGATTTCGCTGCTCAACACCACCTTCACCGGCATCTTCCTCGCCGTGGTGCTGCCATTGTTCGGCGTACACTTGCCGCTGACCAAGACGCTGATCGTGCTGACCTTCCTGCTGGGGTTGCTGCCGGTAATCGGCAACCTGATGTCCAACACCCTGATCACCATCGTCGGCATGTCGCTGTCGATCTGGGTGGCGGCTGCTGCGCTGGGTTATCTGATCGTGATCCACAAGGTCGAATACTTCCTCAACGCCAAGATCGTCGGTGGCCAGATCAGGGCCAAGGCATGGGAACTGCTGCTGGCGATGCTGGTGTTCGAGGCAGCGTTCGGCTTACCTGGTGTGGTAGCGGGCCCGGTGTATTACGCGTACCTGAAAAGTGAGTTGAGGCGGGCCGAGCTGGTTTGA
- a CDS encoding AsmA family protein produces the protein MTRPARIIVWTLSTLLTLLAILVIIIATFDWNRVKPLINEKVSEALHRPFAINGNLAVHWRTEPDQGGWRAWVPWPHFIAEDLTLGNPDWLKEPQMVGLERVEFRLAPLPLLYQQISIPRIDLTKPNASLTRLADGRANWTFDFGPKDEDQTPSKWELDIGAIGFDQGNVSFDDQTLKTSMKVQIDPLGKPIPFSEIVGKANAEKAGGAQDYAFGLKAQGRYKGQPVSGTGKIGGLLALQDASQPFPLQADVRIADTHVVLAGTLTDPRNLGALDLRLRLSGASLGNLYPLTGVTLPDTPAYSTDGRLSVNLHAPEGANFNYQNFNGKIGNSDIHGDLSFVASKPRPKLAGKLVSNQLLFKDLAPLIGADSNAEQKARGGASKQPADKVLPVEEFRTERWGAMDADVSFAGKRIVHSEQLPLSDLSAHVILEDGLLRLEPLRFGVAGGNLAANIRLDGRNVPLQGHAQLTARGFKLKQLFPTFAPMQTSFGELNGDADITGRGNSVAALLGTANGNLRMLINDGAISRSLMEIAGLNVGNYVVGKLFGDEDVQINCAAADVDIKDGLASTRLFIFDTENAIIYVNGTANFATEQLDLKINPESKGVRLFSLRSPLYVRGAFAKPSAGVQAVPLALRGAGMVALGVVAGPAAGLLALVAPSSGDEPNQCTPLLQQMRAGKAPAAVKAKK, from the coding sequence ATGACGCGCCCCGCCAGAATCATCGTCTGGACCCTTTCCACTCTGCTGACCCTGTTGGCGATCCTGGTGATCATCATTGCCACCTTCGACTGGAACCGCGTCAAGCCACTGATCAACGAAAAAGTGTCCGAAGCGCTGCATCGGCCATTCGCGATCAACGGCAACCTCGCTGTGCATTGGCGTACCGAACCGGACCAGGGAGGCTGGCGAGCCTGGGTGCCATGGCCGCACTTCATCGCAGAAGACCTGACCTTGGGCAACCCCGACTGGCTCAAGGAGCCCCAGATGGTTGGGCTTGAGCGGGTGGAATTTCGTCTGGCGCCATTGCCGCTGTTGTACCAGCAGATCAGCATCCCGCGCATCGACCTCACCAAGCCCAATGCGAGCCTTACGCGCCTGGCCGATGGCCGCGCCAATTGGACGTTTGACTTCGGGCCCAAAGACGAAGACCAAACACCGTCCAAATGGGAGTTGGATATCGGTGCCATTGGCTTTGACCAAGGCAACGTCAGCTTCGACGATCAGACGTTGAAAACCAGCATGAAGGTGCAGATCGATCCGCTCGGCAAACCGATCCCCTTCAGTGAGATCGTCGGCAAGGCCAACGCTGAGAAGGCGGGCGGGGCTCAAGACTATGCATTTGGTCTCAAAGCTCAAGGTCGCTACAAGGGCCAGCCAGTATCAGGCACCGGCAAAATCGGCGGGCTGCTCGCCTTGCAGGATGCCAGCCAGCCATTCCCGCTGCAGGCCGACGTGCGTATCGCCGATACCCACGTCGTGTTGGCTGGCACCCTGACTGATCCTCGCAATCTTGGCGCTCTGGACCTGCGTCTGCGTTTGTCTGGGGCCAGCCTGGGCAATCTGTATCCATTGACCGGGGTAACGTTGCCCGATACGCCGGCTTACTCCACCGATGGTCGGCTTAGCGTCAACCTGCACGCACCTGAAGGTGCCAATTTCAACTACCAGAATTTCAACGGCAAAATCGGCAACAGTGACATCCATGGCGACCTGAGCTTCGTCGCCAGCAAGCCGCGGCCGAAGCTGGCCGGCAAGCTGGTGTCCAATCAACTGTTGTTCAAGGACCTGGCGCCGCTGATCGGTGCCGATTCCAATGCCGAGCAGAAGGCACGCGGCGGTGCGAGCAAGCAACCCGCCGACAAGGTGCTGCCTGTGGAGGAGTTCCGCACCGAGCGCTGGGGCGCCATGGATGCCGACGTAAGCTTCGCCGGCAAGCGCATCGTGCACAGTGAACAGCTGCCATTGAGCGACTTGTCGGCCCACGTAATCCTCGAAGATGGGCTGCTGCGCCTTGAACCGCTGCGCTTTGGCGTGGCGGGAGGGAACCTGGCAGCCAACATCCGCCTGGACGGCCGAAACGTGCCGCTCCAAGGCCACGCTCAACTCACGGCCCGCGGTTTCAAACTCAAGCAGCTGTTCCCAACCTTTGCACCGATGCAAACCAGCTTCGGCGAGCTCAACGGCGATGCCGACATCACTGGCCGCGGCAATTCGGTGGCTGCCTTGCTGGGCACGGCCAATGGCAACCTTCGCATGCTGATCAACGATGGCGCCATCAGCCGCAGCCTGATGGAGATCGCCGGGCTTAATGTCGGTAACTACGTGGTTGGCAAGCTGTTCGGCGACGAGGACGTGCAGATCAACTGCGCCGCAGCGGACGTTGACATCAAGGACGGCTTGGCAAGCACGCGTCTGTTCATCTTCGATACCGAGAACGCGATCATCTATGTCAATGGGACGGCCAACTTCGCCACTGAGCAGTTGGACTTGAAGATCAATCCGGAGTCCAAGGGCGTGCGGTTGTTCTCGCTGCGCTCGCCGCTGTATGTACGCGGGGCCTTCGCCAAGCCAAGTGCTGGGGTCCAGGCAGTGCCGCTGGCATTGCGAGGTGCGGGGATGGTAGCGCTGGGTGTGGTAGCGGGCCCTGCTGCAGGGTTGCTGGCGTTGGTAGCGCCTAGTAGCGGCGATGAGCCCAACCAATGCACGCCATTGCTGCAGCAAATGAGAGCTGGCAAAGCGCCTGCTGCGGTGAAGGCGAAAAAATAA
- a CDS encoding ferritin-like domain-containing protein, whose amino-acid sequence MSNVELTDVQTLRKRAREHVEQGAVTEGYDADRQEVLRLLNESLATELVCVLRYKRHYFMASGIKASVAASEFLEHATQEAEHADKLAERIVQLGGEPDFNPDNLSKNSHAQYVEGSTLKEMVLEDLVAERIAIDSYREIIQYIGDKDPTTRRLFEDILAQEEEHADDMSDLLEGL is encoded by the coding sequence ATGAGCAATGTTGAACTGACCGATGTACAAACCTTGCGCAAACGTGCTCGCGAGCACGTCGAACAAGGTGCAGTGACTGAGGGTTACGACGCCGACCGTCAGGAAGTCCTGCGCTTGCTGAATGAGTCGCTGGCTACCGAATTGGTATGTGTCCTGCGCTACAAGCGCCACTACTTCATGGCTAGCGGCATCAAAGCCAGTGTTGCGGCGAGCGAGTTCCTCGAGCATGCCACTCAAGAAGCCGAGCATGCCGACAAACTGGCCGAGCGCATCGTGCAACTTGGTGGCGAGCCGGACTTCAATCCGGACAACCTGAGCAAGAATTCCCATGCCCAGTACGTCGAAGGCAGCACGCTGAAGGAAATGGTGCTGGAAGACTTGGTGGCGGAGCGTATCGCCATCGATAGCTACCGCGAAATCATCCAGTACATCGGCGATAAAGACCCAACCACTCGCCGCCTGTTCGAGGACATTCTGGCCCAGGAAGAAGAGCACGCGGACGACATGTCCGATCTGCTCGAAGGGCTGTAA
- a CDS encoding phage infection protein translates to MKRTLLTLTLSILAANAFALPAADQHLTAESRSSAAEIAQPLKTVAEGGSDRLIERSGRVAEGGSDRLIERSGRVAEGGSDRLIERSGRVAEGGSDRLIERSGRVAEGGSDRLIERSGRMAEGGSDRLVAISHVS, encoded by the coding sequence ATGAAACGCACTCTGCTGACCCTGACCCTGTCCATACTTGCTGCCAACGCGTTCGCCCTTCCTGCTGCAGACCAGCACCTGACTGCCGAGTCGCGCTCCAGCGCCGCAGAAATTGCCCAACCGCTCAAAACCGTCGCCGAAGGTGGCTCCGACCGCCTGATCGAGCGCAGTGGCCGAGTTGCCGAAGGTGGCTCTGACCGTCTGATCGAGCGTAGCGGCCGAGTTGCCGAAGGTGGCTCTGACCGTCTGATCGAGCGCAGTGGCCGGGTTGCCGAAGGTGGCTCTGACCGTCTGATCGAGCGCAGTGGCCGGGTTGCCGAAGGTGGCTCCGACCGTCTGATCGAGCGTAGCGGCCGCATGGCTGAGGGTGGTTCCGATCGTCTGGTTGCCATCAGCCACGTGAGCTGA
- a CDS encoding PsiF family protein: MKLLHMPLLALALLFSAQGFAANTAQQEKMKTCNADATAKSLKGDERKAFMSTCLKKDMPQTQQQKMKTCNADATSQALKGDARKAFMSDCLKKK; this comes from the coding sequence ATGAAATTGCTGCACATGCCACTGCTGGCGTTGGCGCTTCTGTTCAGCGCGCAAGGCTTTGCCGCCAACACGGCGCAACAGGAAAAAATGAAAACGTGCAACGCCGACGCCACCGCCAAATCACTCAAGGGTGATGAGCGCAAAGCGTTCATGAGCACCTGCCTGAAAAAAGACATGCCTCAGACCCAGCAGCAGAAGATGAAAACCTGCAATGCCGACGCTACCAGTCAAGCGTTGAAGGGGGATGCGCGCAAAGCGTTCATGAGCGACTGCTTAAAGAAGAAGTGA
- a CDS encoding SDR family oxidoreductase encodes MTSTVFITGATSGFGEATARRFAEAGWQLVLTGRRKERLDALCAELSAKTQVHGLVLDVRDRKAMEQAIAGLPAGFDKLRGLVNNAGLALGVDAAQNCSLDDWDTMVDTNIKGLMYTTRLLLPRLIAHGRGASILNVGSVAGNYPYPGSNVYGGTKAFVGQFSLSLRCDLRGTGVRVSNIEPGLCESEFSLVRHGGDQAKYDATYAGAEPIQPQDIAETIFWILNQPAHININSLELMPVRQDFAGLSIDRSAKA; translated from the coding sequence ATGACGTCCACCGTATTCATCACTGGCGCCACTTCCGGCTTTGGCGAGGCCACCGCCCGTCGCTTCGCTGAAGCTGGTTGGCAGCTGGTGCTCACCGGGCGCCGCAAGGAGCGCTTGGATGCCCTGTGCGCCGAACTTTCGGCCAAAACCCAAGTGCATGGTCTGGTGCTGGATGTACGTGACCGCAAGGCCATGGAGCAGGCCATCGCCGGCCTGCCGGCCGGCTTCGACAAATTGCGTGGTTTGGTCAATAACGCCGGGCTGGCGCTTGGCGTGGATGCAGCGCAGAACTGCAGCCTGGATGACTGGGACACCATGGTCGATACCAACATCAAAGGCCTGATGTACACCACACGCCTGCTGCTGCCGCGCCTGATTGCCCATGGCCGCGGGGCGTCGATCCTCAATGTGGGCTCGGTGGCGGGCAATTACCCGTATCCAGGCAGCAATGTGTACGGTGGCACCAAGGCCTTCGTCGGCCAGTTCTCCTTAAGCCTGCGCTGCGACCTGCGCGGCACTGGTGTGCGGGTGAGCAACATCGAACCTGGCCTGTGCGAAAGCGAATTCTCGCTGGTGCGCCATGGCGGCGATCAGGCCAAATACGATGCGACCTACGCCGGCGCAGAGCCCATCCAGCCGCAGGACATAGCCGAGACCATTTTCTGGATTCTCAACCAGCCTGCGCACATCAACATCAATAGCCTCGAGTTGATGCCAGTGCGTCAGGACTTCGCTGGGCTGTCGATCGATCGCTCAGCGAAAGCCTGA
- the osmE gene encoding osmotically-inducible lipoprotein OsmE, translated as MYKQTLAILLASATLAACSNRPENPVDYVTYRNEPLVKQVENGMTMQKVIAIGGSPSNVIDLPNGGTCNDYILNRDGHQQPYYVRFDATGHVDAKGFKTCKQREEDRKAANGA; from the coding sequence ATGTACAAACAGACCCTGGCTATACTTCTGGCCAGCGCCACGCTGGCAGCGTGCAGCAACCGCCCGGAAAACCCTGTGGACTACGTGACTTACCGAAACGAGCCGCTGGTCAAGCAGGTGGAGAACGGTATGACCATGCAGAAAGTTATCGCCATTGGCGGCAGCCCGTCGAATGTCATCGACCTGCCAAACGGTGGCACCTGCAACGACTACATTCTTAACCGTGACGGCCACCAACAGCCGTACTACGTGCGCTTCGATGCCACCGGCCACGTCGATGCCAAGGGCTTCAAAACCTGCAAACAACGAGAAGAAGACCGCAAGGCCGCCAACGGCGCCTGA
- a CDS encoding ABC transporter ATP-binding protein, protein MTAPILELKDLDVFYGPIQALKKVSMHINEGETVSLIGANGAGKSTLLMSIFGQPRAASGQIVYRGTDITRKTSHYIASNGIAQSPEGRRVFPDMTVEENLMMGTIPIGDKHAAEDMQRMFELFPRLKERRNQRAMTMSGGEQQMLAIARALMSRPKLLLLDEPSLGLAPIVVKQIFATLRELAKTGMTIFLVEQNANHALKLSDRAYVMVNGQIRMSGTGQELLVNEEVRNAYLGGH, encoded by the coding sequence ATGACTGCACCCATTCTCGAACTCAAAGACCTGGACGTGTTCTACGGCCCCATCCAGGCCCTCAAGAAAGTTTCGATGCATATCAACGAGGGGGAGACGGTGAGCCTGATCGGGGCCAATGGCGCCGGCAAGTCGACATTGCTGATGTCGATCTTCGGGCAGCCCCGGGCAGCTTCGGGGCAGATCGTCTACCGTGGCACCGACATCACCCGCAAGACCTCGCACTACATCGCATCCAACGGCATCGCCCAGTCGCCGGAAGGGCGCCGTGTGTTCCCGGACATGACGGTCGAAGAAAACCTGATGATGGGCACCATCCCCATCGGCGACAAACATGCAGCCGAGGATATGCAGCGCATGTTCGAACTGTTTCCACGTTTGAAGGAGCGGCGTAACCAGCGTGCAATGACCATGTCTGGTGGCGAACAACAAATGCTCGCCATCGCCCGGGCGTTGATGAGCCGGCCGAAGCTATTGCTGCTGGATGAGCCGTCACTGGGGCTGGCGCCGATCGTGGTCAAGCAGATCTTCGCTACCCTGCGCGAGCTAGCCAAGACTGGCATGACCATTTTCCTGGTAGAGCAGAACGCCAACCACGCCCTGAAGCTGTCGGATCGAGCCTATGTGATGGTCAACGGGCAAATCCGCATGAGCGGCACGGGCCAGGAGCTGCTGGTAAACGAAGAGGTGCGCAACGCCTACCTCGGCGGCCACTGA
- a CDS encoding ATP-binding cassette domain-containing protein, with protein MSDEIILSVDNLMMQFGGIKALSDVSLKVKRNQIFALIGPNGAGKTTVFNCLTGFYKASGGRIELNVRGSHTNVIQLLGERFQAADFLSPARFASRLYYKMFGGTHLVNRAGLARTFQNIRLFKEMSVVENLLVAQHMWVNRNLLAGVLNTKAYRKAESDALDHAFYWLEVVDLVDCANRLAGELSYGQQRRLEIARAMCTRPKIICLDEPAAGLNPQETEALSGMIRVLRDQHDITVVLIEHDMGMVMSISDHIVVLDHGNVIAEGAPQEIRHNPTVIAAYLGADEEELV; from the coding sequence ATGAGCGACGAAATCATTCTCTCGGTCGATAACCTGATGATGCAGTTCGGTGGCATCAAGGCGCTCAGCGATGTCAGCCTGAAGGTCAAACGCAATCAGATCTTCGCTTTGATTGGCCCCAACGGTGCCGGCAAGACCACGGTGTTCAACTGCTTGACCGGTTTTTACAAGGCCAGTGGCGGGCGCATCGAGCTCAACGTGCGCGGCAGCCACACCAATGTCATCCAGTTGCTCGGCGAACGCTTCCAGGCCGCGGACTTCCTATCCCCAGCGCGCTTTGCCAGCCGCCTGTATTACAAGATGTTCGGCGGTACCCACCTGGTCAACCGTGCAGGCCTGGCGCGTACCTTCCAGAACATCCGGCTGTTCAAGGAAATGTCGGTGGTGGAAAACCTGTTGGTCGCCCAGCACATGTGGGTAAACCGCAACCTGCTGGCTGGGGTGCTCAATACCAAGGCATACCGCAAGGCCGAGAGCGATGCTCTGGATCATGCGTTTTACTGGCTGGAGGTGGTCGACCTGGTCGACTGCGCCAATCGCCTGGCTGGCGAGTTGTCCTATGGCCAGCAGCGCCGCCTGGAAATTGCCCGGGCCATGTGCACACGGCCGAAGATCATCTGCCTGGACGAACCGGCCGCCGGCCTCAACCCCCAGGAAACCGAAGCCCTGAGCGGCATGATCCGGGTGTTGCGTGACCAGCACGACATCACCGTGGTGCTGATCGAACACGATATGGGCATGGTGATGAGCATTTCCGACCATATTGTCGTGCTCGACCACGGCAATGTGATCGCCGAAGGCGCACCGCAGGAAATCCGCCACAACCCAACGGTGATCGCCGCCTACCTGGGTGCTGACGAAGAGGAGCTGGTATGA
- a CDS encoding AGE family epimerase/isomerase — protein sequence MPSPLPALPELARFNQHFADCIVPLWQGPGWNAEMALPYEALDAEHRPLPVQRYRAMACARQLYLFSSRIEQPGAAERAAALLRSLQKHFHDPEHGGWFYSIDAQGKPLDRRKDLYTHAFIVFACAHYWGKVGDGLVEATLNAALEVVGQQFARDDGLYEASLGEDWADLGSGPLQNPQMHLAEAFLQVLAVREDAQVQQALLQLCQALQEHFIEPQHGLMLEKPLGSVDNWFEPGHQFEWFYLLETSSLLHGTPLHASLLRAFGYAELCGVNNAAVLAMLDVDGNVLDATQRIWAQAEYLRALALRPEHQAKLLVQLKAMEQQFLHARGWYECRNGEGVVSRHDMPSTTPYHLATCLSGLLSAG from the coding sequence ATGCCCAGCCCCCTTCCTGCCCTGCCTGAATTGGCCCGATTCAACCAGCATTTTGCCGACTGCATCGTGCCGCTGTGGCAAGGCCCTGGCTGGAATGCCGAGATGGCCCTGCCCTACGAGGCGCTCGACGCCGAACATCGGCCACTGCCGGTGCAGCGCTACCGCGCCATGGCCTGTGCTCGGCAGTTATACCTGTTCAGCAGCCGCATCGAGCAACCCGGCGCGGCCGAGCGAGCAGCGGCACTGCTGCGCTCGTTGCAAAAGCACTTTCACGACCCCGAACATGGCGGCTGGTTTTACAGCATCGACGCCCAGGGCAAGCCACTGGACCGGCGCAAGGACCTCTACACCCACGCTTTCATCGTCTTCGCCTGCGCCCATTACTGGGGCAAGGTCGGTGACGGGCTGGTCGAAGCCACCCTCAACGCCGCGCTGGAAGTGGTGGGTCAGCAATTTGCCCGGGACGACGGCCTATACGAAGCCAGCCTTGGCGAAGATTGGGCAGATCTTGGCAGCGGCCCATTGCAGAACCCGCAGATGCACCTGGCCGAAGCTTTTCTGCAAGTGCTGGCCGTGCGCGAGGACGCGCAGGTTCAGCAGGCGTTGCTGCAATTGTGCCAGGCATTGCAGGAGCACTTCATCGAGCCACAGCATGGCCTGATGCTGGAAAAACCGCTGGGGTCTGTGGATAACTGGTTCGAGCCAGGCCATCAGTTCGAATGGTTCTACCTGCTGGAAACTTCGTCATTGCTACACGGCACGCCGTTGCATGCCTCCTTGTTGCGGGCCTTCGGCTATGCCGAGCTTTGCGGGGTAAACAACGCCGCCGTACTGGCCATGCTCGATGTGGATGGCAACGTGCTGGATGCGACCCAACGGATCTGGGCCCAGGCCGAATACCTGCGGGCACTGGCGCTGCGCCCTGAGCATCAGGCAAAACTGCTGGTTCAGCTGAAGGCGATGGAGCAGCAGTTTCTGCATGCTCGGGGCTGGTATGAGTGCCGTAACGGTGAAGGCGTGGTGAGCCGGCATGATATGCCGTCGACCACGCCCTACCATCTGGCGACTTGTCTGAGCGGCCTTCTCAGCGCTGGCTGA
- a CDS encoding TetR family transcriptional regulator: protein MLPRAEQKLQTRQALLDAACQLMESGRGFGSVSLREVAKAAGIVPTGFYRHFCDMDALGLALVAEIDATFRQTIRLVRHNEFELGGITDASVRIFLDVVNAHRAQFLFLAREQYGGSHAVRQAIACLRQNISDDLATDLARMPRWQHLDNAALAVMADLVVKTVFATLPELIDNPQPGYPQSLSAQEKITQQLRFIFVGARHWQGLSNPHP, encoded by the coding sequence ATGCTGCCGCGCGCCGAACAGAAGCTACAGACCCGCCAGGCCCTGCTGGATGCTGCTTGCCAGCTGATGGAGAGTGGCCGGGGCTTTGGCAGCGTTAGCCTGCGCGAAGTGGCCAAGGCTGCGGGCATCGTCCCTACCGGTTTTTATCGGCACTTCTGCGACATGGACGCGCTGGGCCTGGCACTGGTCGCCGAGATCGACGCCACGTTCCGCCAGACCATCCGCCTGGTGCGGCATAACGAATTCGAACTGGGCGGTATCACCGATGCATCCGTGCGCATCTTCCTCGACGTGGTCAACGCCCACCGCGCGCAGTTTCTGTTTCTGGCCCGTGAGCAGTACGGTGGCTCGCACGCCGTCCGTCAGGCCATCGCCTGCCTGCGCCAGAACATCAGTGACGACTTGGCCACGGACCTTGCGCGAATGCCGCGCTGGCAGCACCTGGACAACGCCGCGCTGGCGGTGATGGCCGACCTGGTGGTCAAAACCGTGTTCGCGACCCTGCCGGAGCTGATCGATAACCCGCAGCCAGGTTATCCACAGTCGCTGAGCGCCCAGGAGAAAATCACTCAGCAATTGCGCTTCATCTTCGTGGGCGCACGCCACTGGCAAGGGCTGAGCAACCCGCATCCCTAG